A window from Drosophila nasuta strain 15112-1781.00 chromosome 3, ASM2355853v1, whole genome shotgun sequence encodes these proteins:
- the LOC132792943 gene encoding uncharacterized protein LOC132792943 isoform X2: MKRRKLIICWAALQAASSILTCLLLLLTQHPAAAGIVPPPWSDPAKNPCASMAGGWQLLYWTPLKKCFKIFTLGFPCPDTMELSPSPISAKRKDVPAAECRCPPGTALSPLTDACHALYERGPCPHGEYFQPLPEQTKRADNRWGSCKRQLQCDEGMLFWPRDGKCYPNHSKGPCIRGKLLMRNEDGLAECRCHPFGELGEFYYSVEDSCYEHYTKGPCSTPGHIFLPGGRCDCQRHLPHYYAPQQMCFELDTPGPCPPGHIFRIPDDVDANPEANTLQLLPHAKCLCKEGYVPWSDGLCYRLYTRGPCAANEFLVNATTCVRNFCGKNRLYFPTEDSCYRIGSQGPCSLHQVVVFDFTARPSLDGISYNGMCGCSGVLTNLDQQCAASNEQEKSICEATPGMVEMNGQCHKLYTRGPCGAGQWLEPLKTLPSNNSTMLLGYASRAKCVCRPGYTPAETDHGGTHNCSAPSVSLARWFLDIFG; encoded by the exons ATGAAACGCCGGAAGCTGATCATTTGTTGGGCAGCTCTACAGGCGGCCAGCAGCATCTTGACctgtctgttgttgctgctcacCCAGCATCCGGCAGCGGCCGGCATTGTGCCACCCCCTTGGAGCGATCCCGCCAAGAATCCCTGCGCTAGCATGGCCGGCGGTTGGCAATTACTCTACTGGACGCCGCTCAAGAAGTGCTTCAAGATCTTCACACTCGGTTTTCCCTGTCCCGACACGATGGAACTGAGTCCTTCGCCGATTAGTGCCAAGCGTAAGGATGTGCCTGCTGCGGAGTGTCGCTGCCCACCGGGAACAGCGCTCAGTCCCCTAACCGATGCCTGTCATGCGCTCTACGAGCGTGGTCCTTGTCCGCATGGCGAATACTTTCAACCACTGCCGGAGCAGACGAAAAG AGCCGACAATCGTTGGGGCAGCTGCAAGAGGCAGCTCCAATGCGATGAGGGCATGTTGTTCTGGCCAAGAGATGGCAAGTGTTATCCCAATCACTCCAAGGGACCCTGCATAAGGGGCAAGTTGCTCATGCGCAATGAGGATGGCTTAGCCGAGTGCCGTTGCCATCCGTTTGGTGAGCTGGGTGAGTTCTACTACAGCGTGGAGGACTCTTGCTACGAGCACTACACGAAGGGACCCTGCTCCACACCTGGACACATCTTTCTGCCTGGAGGACGCTGTGATTGTCAGCGACATCTGCCGCACTATTATGCACCGCAACAAATGTGCTTTGAGCTGG ACACCCCGGGACCTTGTCCACCGGGTCACATCTTTCGCATACCCGACGATGTGGATGCCAATCCGGAGGCCAACACATTGCAACTGCTGCCACATGCCAAGTGTCTTTGCAAGGAGGGTTATGTGCCCTGGAGCGATGGTCTCTGCTATCGCCTCTACACTCGTGGTCCATGTGCAGCCAACGAATTTCTCGTTAATGCCACAACTTGTGTGCGCAACTTTTGTGGCAAGAATCGCCTGTATTTCCCCACCGAGGACTCTTGCTATAGGATTGGATCGCAAGGTCCTTGCTCACTGCACCAAGTGGTTGTTTTTGACTTTACGGCACGACCCTCGCTGGATGGCATCTCGTACAACGGCATGTGCGGATGCTCTGGTGTCCTCACGAATCTGGATCAACAGTGCGCGGCCAGCAATGAGCAGGAGAAGAGCATTTGCGAGGCCACCCCTGGCATGGTCGAGATGAATGGCCAGTGCCATAAGCTCTACACACGCGGACCTTGTGGCGCCGGCCAGTGGCTGGAGCCGCTGAAGACGCTGCCCTCCAACAACAGTACCATGCTGCTTGGCTATGCCAGCCGGGCAAAGTGTGTCTGCCGGCCAGGTTATACGCCGGCGGAAACCGATCATGGTGGCACACACAATTGCAGTGCACCCAGCGTTAGTCTGGCGAG GTGGTTCTTAGATATATTTGGCTAA
- the LOC132792943 gene encoding uncharacterized protein LOC132792943 isoform X1: MKRRKLIICWAALQAASSILTCLLLLLTQHPAAAGIVPPPWSDPAKNPCASMAGGWQLLYWTPLKKCFKIFTLGFPCPDTMELSPSPISAKRKDVPAAECRCPPGTALSPLTDACHALYERGPCPHGEYFQPLPEQTKRADNRWGSCKRQLQCDEGMLFWPRDGKCYPNHSKGPCIRGKLLMRNEDGLAECRCHPFGELGEFYYSVEDSCYEHYTKGPCSTPGHIFLPGGRCDCQRHLPHYYAPQQMCFELDTPGPCPPGHIFRIPDDVDANPEANTLQLLPHAKCLCKEGYVPWSDGLCYRLYTRGPCAANEFLVNATTCVRNFCGKNRLYFPTEDSCYRIGSQGPCSLHQVVVFDFTARPSLDGISYNGMCGCSGVLTNLDQQCAASNEQEKSICEATPGMVEMNGQCHKLYTRGPCGAGQWLEPLKTLPSNNSTMLLGYASRAKCVCRPGYTPAETDHGGTHNCSAPSVSLARYLTIERHNSKFFSELHPPLS, encoded by the exons ATGAAACGCCGGAAGCTGATCATTTGTTGGGCAGCTCTACAGGCGGCCAGCAGCATCTTGACctgtctgttgttgctgctcacCCAGCATCCGGCAGCGGCCGGCATTGTGCCACCCCCTTGGAGCGATCCCGCCAAGAATCCCTGCGCTAGCATGGCCGGCGGTTGGCAATTACTCTACTGGACGCCGCTCAAGAAGTGCTTCAAGATCTTCACACTCGGTTTTCCCTGTCCCGACACGATGGAACTGAGTCCTTCGCCGATTAGTGCCAAGCGTAAGGATGTGCCTGCTGCGGAGTGTCGCTGCCCACCGGGAACAGCGCTCAGTCCCCTAACCGATGCCTGTCATGCGCTCTACGAGCGTGGTCCTTGTCCGCATGGCGAATACTTTCAACCACTGCCGGAGCAGACGAAAAG AGCCGACAATCGTTGGGGCAGCTGCAAGAGGCAGCTCCAATGCGATGAGGGCATGTTGTTCTGGCCAAGAGATGGCAAGTGTTATCCCAATCACTCCAAGGGACCCTGCATAAGGGGCAAGTTGCTCATGCGCAATGAGGATGGCTTAGCCGAGTGCCGTTGCCATCCGTTTGGTGAGCTGGGTGAGTTCTACTACAGCGTGGAGGACTCTTGCTACGAGCACTACACGAAGGGACCCTGCTCCACACCTGGACACATCTTTCTGCCTGGAGGACGCTGTGATTGTCAGCGACATCTGCCGCACTATTATGCACCGCAACAAATGTGCTTTGAGCTGG ACACCCCGGGACCTTGTCCACCGGGTCACATCTTTCGCATACCCGACGATGTGGATGCCAATCCGGAGGCCAACACATTGCAACTGCTGCCACATGCCAAGTGTCTTTGCAAGGAGGGTTATGTGCCCTGGAGCGATGGTCTCTGCTATCGCCTCTACACTCGTGGTCCATGTGCAGCCAACGAATTTCTCGTTAATGCCACAACTTGTGTGCGCAACTTTTGTGGCAAGAATCGCCTGTATTTCCCCACCGAGGACTCTTGCTATAGGATTGGATCGCAAGGTCCTTGCTCACTGCACCAAGTGGTTGTTTTTGACTTTACGGCACGACCCTCGCTGGATGGCATCTCGTACAACGGCATGTGCGGATGCTCTGGTGTCCTCACGAATCTGGATCAACAGTGCGCGGCCAGCAATGAGCAGGAGAAGAGCATTTGCGAGGCCACCCCTGGCATGGTCGAGATGAATGGCCAGTGCCATAAGCTCTACACACGCGGACCTTGTGGCGCCGGCCAGTGGCTGGAGCCGCTGAAGACGCTGCCCTCCAACAACAGTACCATGCTGCTTGGCTATGCCAGCCGGGCAAAGTGTGTCTGCCGGCCAGGTTATACGCCGGCGGAAACCGATCATGGTGGCACACACAATTGCAGTGCACCCAGCGTTAGTCTGGCGAGGTATTTAACCATCGAGCGACACAACTCGAAATTCTTCAGTGAACTGCACCCTCCTCTGTCGTAA
- the LOC132789648 gene encoding uncharacterized protein LOC132789648, with protein sequence MGHRFKKQKKDEAAGHSYYVECKEHVSIKGRGSVLIKNTQTQVRELYKRHVAVAPEEPSTSSCCSKILDTSQKMRNLNDKIETEIGKLKTFRDRFLKKKDIQIEKKPESVKKPRVEIQKPRKELPSPNKSKNKQFPGKSRQLAIEAPIKKKAKEERQRKDTSISSNKQVKKIEHSPGNSVHSKPYFCTISSLSSSPTLNNSKEEKTMEEPVDLQELPQDSERIEGGCSLVYNADDFPPCSTYQSDYNPIPASPSSYPYHCQVTSYPCYDYTSAVYDPYLSNQCPMDAVYHCSPTLPLCDSYSPSDYSRRTTDLQCDDYLRNLTPSPKEKLTPKSATSGKKIKRAAKPGYPSKGAQKVGQFKAERQSQDTKSTNGKHKLKVTISKQDSDDEPEKLRLHREYLRNYKLEHEKTAKKESSSKSSLPGKHATYTKLVPGVKIKADPDAQLEEAKSMKDAPKVCAKECIGYGTQTAAPNVQDVGLNCSLDCTPCNANPELKKKCVGCATQVSAPQVKDVGLNCSLSCRPCIENPELKKKCVGCATQVSTPLCQDIGLNCSLSQRAICNQSCQTSASYRCYQQEIPTQTGASSRTETSTRLQLSPTKSSELCVAEMIKNTRLICTPNNRQHRSAPQIQPTTAAEDNNSLNTVYVRQGSKQSSPPSTNRFHSARQAELVYNSPDTTKLVSMLDESPRGNKDASTCLDEESSMHFSLPINSCDNSLYSNRTSPGSKWHLCNTPTSFSSPQSSQDETVTSNNEQSFGERLMRLPSNSIVCEKRTRCVKFEDENRICERIDTMKCARQYIDWEHLWEDSKEDVTCLETLDDIGEEANQEDSHINDSSYRSSSTADMTCIESACDEEDYLTCTESRTEHTLPCFSGCGCMRERYHMLMLEALTKPIGQ encoded by the exons ActgaaattggaaaattgaaGACTTTTCGCGATCGTTTTTTGAAGAAAAAAGATATTCAAATCGAAAAGAAACCTGAGTCAGTGAAAAAACCTAGAGTGGAAATACAGAAACCGCGTAAGGAGTTACCTAGCCCTAATAAATCAAAGAACAAACAATTTCCAGGGAAATCTCGACAACTTGCTATAGAGGCTCccatcaaaaaaaaagcaaaagaagagcGACAACGGAAAGATACTTCGATATCTAGCAATAAGCAAGTGAAAAAGATTGAACATTCCCCGGGAAACTCGGTCCATTCCAAACCTTATTTTTGTACTATCTCCTCCTTGTCCTCCTCCCCGACATTGAATAACTCTAAGGAGGAAAAAACCATGGAGGAGCCAGTAGATCTCCAAGAACTTCCACAGGACAGTGAGCGAATAGAAGGCGGTTGCTCTTTGGTATACAATGCGGACGACTTCCCGCCTTGCTCCACTTACCAGAGTGATTACAATCCGATTCCAGCTAGTCCATCTTCCTATCCATATCACTGCCAAGTTACCAGTTATCCTTGCTATGATTATACATCAGCTGTTTATGATCCCTATCTAAGCAATCAATGTCCCATGGATGCAGTTTATCATTGTTCCCCAACTTTGCCCTTATGCGATAGCTACTCTCCATCGGATTACTCGAGACGGACGACGGACTTGCAATGCGACGATTATTTGCGCAACTTAACTCCGAGTCCCAAAGAAAAATTAACACCCAAAAGTGCTACCTCAggcaaaaaaattaaaagggCGGCAAAACCAGGTTATCCATCAAAAGGAGCACAGAAAGTGGGACAGTTTAAAGCAGAAAGGCAGTCACAGGacacaaaatcaacaaatggAAAGCATAAACTCAAAGTAACCATAAGCAAGCAAGATTCAGACGACGAGCCGGAGAAGTTGCGATTGCATCGCGAGTACTTAAGGAACTATAAGCTGGAGCATGAGAAGACCGCCAAGAAGGAGTCAAGTTCAAAGAGCTCTTTGCCTGGCAAGCATGCCACGTACACCAAGCTCGTCCCAGGTGTTAAGATCAAAGCAGATCCTGACGCACAGCTCGAAGAAGCAAAGAGTATGAAGGATGCACCTAAAGTATGCGCCAAGGAATGCATTGGCTATGGCACGCAGACAGCTGCTCCAAATGTCCAGGATGTCGGCCTGAACTGCTCGTTGGATTGCACACCCTGCAACGCAAATCCTGAGCTGAAAAAGAAGTGTGTTGGCTGTGCCACGCAAGTATCTGCTCCACAGGTTAAGGATGTGGGACTAAATTGCTCCCTGAGCTGCAGACCTTGCATTGAAAACCCCGAGTTGAAAAAGAAATGCGTTGGCTGTGCCACCCAAGTATCAACTCCCTTGTGCCAGGACATTGGACTCAACTGCAGCCTCAGCCAACGTGCGATATGCAATCAGTCGTGCCAGACGTCGGCGTCTTATCGCTGTTATCAGCAAGAAATTCCAACGCAAACTGGCGCCTCGTCGAGAACTGAAACCTCCACAAGACTGCAGCTATCACCGACTAAATCCAGCGAATTGTGTGTCGCAGAAATGATCAAGAACACTAGACTTATTTGCACGCCAAATAATAGGCAGCATCGATCGGCTCCTCAGATccaaccaacaacagctgctgaGGATAATAATTCCTTGAACACAGTCTATGTGCGTCAAGGTTCCAAACAATCTTCGCCCCCTAGCACAAATCGTTTCCATTCCGCAAGGCAAGCCGAGCTAGTCTACAATTCGCCAGATACAACAAAATTAGTGAGCATGTTGGACGAATCCCCTCGTGGAAATAAAGATGCTTCAACTTGCTTGGATGAAGAAAGTTCGATGCACTTTTCGCTGCCAATAAACTCTTGCGATAACTCCTTGTACTCCAATAGGACTTCACCCGGTAGCAAATGGCACCTCTGCAATACGCCCACTTCCTTTAGCTCGCCGCAAAGTTCTCAAGACGAGACGGTGACCAGCAACAATGAGCAATCCTTCGGGGAAAGATTAATGCGCTTGCCAAGCAACTCGATTGTGTGCGAGAAGCGCACGCGTTGTGTGAAATTTGAAGATGAAAATAGAATCTGCGAACGCATTGATACCATGAAGTGTGCTCGCCAGTACATCGACTGGGAGCATCTCTGGGAGGACAGTAAAGAAGACGTAACTTGCCTAGAAACCTTAGATGATATCGGCGAAGAAGCAAACCAAGAAGATTCCCATATAAATGACTCTTCTTATA GATCCAGCAGCACGGCGGACATGACCTGCATTGAATCCGCCTGCGATGAGGAGGATTATCTCACCTGCACCGAGTCGCGAACGGAGCACACGTTGCCTTGCTTCAGTGGATGTGGATGCATGCGTGAACGCTATCACATGCTGATGCTGGAGGCATTAACCAAGCCAATTGGCCAGTGA